In one Candidatus Eisenbacteria bacterium genomic region, the following are encoded:
- a CDS encoding NAD-dependent epimerase/dehydratase family protein has product MSGERVAVVTGASGFVGSHIVDELLRDGTRVRCLVRPGSPTHWLEGKPVEIVRLRYDRVEPIAEAFHGASWIVHAAGLTSARSPKEFHEANVTVTERVLRAATSNGISVERFALISSQAAAGPADSTGRPVTEADRPDPASPYGVSKLRGEELTLLLKDRLPVVVIRPPAVYGPRDRAVYRVFAAVKWHVLPVLRNRGRFSIVYVEDLARAVRLALSHPRAPGQVYFVGEPDVTDYDELGQTVRQAVGTWAVTVRPPGFLLQTAAIAAEVIATMAGRAPLLSREKLAEITAGDWIFNSAKIRAQLGWEPEVSLEEGVRLTAAWYREAGWL; this is encoded by the coding sequence AGCGGCGAGCGGGTGGCCGTCGTCACGGGTGCCTCCGGCTTCGTCGGGAGCCACATCGTGGACGAGCTCCTGCGCGACGGCACGCGCGTGAGATGTCTCGTGCGTCCCGGCTCCCCGACGCACTGGCTCGAGGGGAAGCCGGTCGAGATCGTGCGTCTTCGCTATGACCGGGTCGAGCCGATCGCGGAAGCGTTCCACGGGGCTTCGTGGATCGTGCACGCCGCGGGGCTCACGAGCGCGCGATCCCCGAAGGAGTTCCACGAGGCGAACGTCACGGTCACGGAACGCGTGCTTCGGGCCGCCACGTCGAACGGGATCTCGGTCGAGCGGTTCGCGCTGATCTCGAGCCAGGCGGCCGCCGGCCCCGCGGACTCGACGGGGCGCCCCGTGACCGAGGCCGATCGCCCGGACCCCGCCTCCCCTTACGGCGTGTCGAAGCTCCGGGGCGAGGAGCTGACCCTCCTCCTCAAGGACCGGCTTCCGGTCGTGGTGATCCGTCCTCCGGCGGTCTACGGTCCGAGGGACCGCGCGGTCTACCGGGTCTTTGCCGCCGTGAAGTGGCACGTGCTCCCGGTGCTCCGGAATCGCGGGCGCTTCTCGATCGTCTATGTGGAAGACCTCGCGCGCGCCGTCCGGCTCGCCCTCTCCCATCCCAGGGCCCCGGGGCAGGTCTATTTCGTGGGAGAGCCGGACGTCACGGACTACGACGAGCTGGGGCAGACGGTGCGGCAGGCGGTCGGAACCTGGGCGGTCACCGTGCGTCCCCCCGGGTTCCTGCTCCAGACCGCCGCGATCGCGGCCGAAGTGATCGCGACGATGGCGGGCCGGGCGCCGCTCCTGAGCCGGGAGAAGCTCGCGGAGATCACGGCGGGGGACTGGATCTTCAACTCGGCGAAGATCCGCGCCCAGCTCGGGTGGGAGCCCGAGGTTTCGCTCGAAGAAGGAGTTCGCCTGACCGCCGCGTGGTACCGCGAGGCCGGCTGGCTGTAG